Proteins from a single region of Ananas comosus cultivar F153 linkage group 3, ASM154086v1, whole genome shotgun sequence:
- the LOC109707692 gene encoding phospho-2-dehydro-3-deoxyheptonate aldolase 1, chloroplastic-like, producing MASLSSSLGSHLNAAAAAAAASLSPKPATSSKTLPLPKNRVASMASSSSPSANWALDSWKSKRVLQIPTYPNQEELQSVLRTLETYPPLVFAGEARKLEEKLAEAAMGRAFLLQGGDCAESFKEFNANNIRDTFRVLLQMGVVLTFGGQMPIIKVGRMAGQFAKPRSSSSESRDGVTLPSYQGDNINSDIFDEKARQPDPTRLLMAYSQSAATLNLLRAFATGGYASIQRVTRWNLDFVEHSEQGDRYMELAQRVDDAIGFMVAAGLTANHPIMTTTDFWTSHECLHLPYEQALTREDSTSGQYYDCSAHMLWVGERTRQLDGSHIEFLRGVANPLGVKVSDKLDPSELVKLCEILNPHNKPGRLTLITRMGAENMRVKLPHLIRAVRQAGLIVTWVSDPMHGNTMKAPCGLKTRAFDAIRSELRAFFDVHDREGSYPGGVHLEMTGQNVTECIGGSKAVTFDDLSSRYHTHCDPRLNASQSLELAFAIAERLRKKRNGTWAKWISSEQPRVAVL from the exons ATGGCGAGTCTCTCGTCCTCCCTCGGCAGCCACCtcaacgccgccgccgccgccgccgccgcctccctctcccCGAAACCCGCCACCTCTTCGAAAACCCTACCTCTCCCTAAGAATCGCGTCGCGTCAATGGCTAGCTCATCCTCTCCTTCGGCGAATTGGGCGCTGGATAGCTGGAAATCGAAGAGGGTGCTCCAGATCCCGACCTATCCTAACCAGGAGGAGCTCCAATCAGTGCTTCGGACCCTGGAAACGTACCCGCCCCTTGTTTTCGCGGGGGAGGCGAGGAAGTTGGAAGAGAAGCTTGCGGAGGCCGCCATGGGAAGGGCCTTCTTGCTTCAGGGCGGAGACTGCGCCGAGAGCTTCAAGGAGTTCAATGCGAACAACATTAGAGACACTTTCAGGGTTTTGCTGCAGATGGGAGTCGTTCTTACCTTCGGAGGACAGATGCCCATCATCAAG GTTGGAAGGATGGCCGGCCAATTCGCTAAACCCCGGTCCAGTTCATCTGAAAGTAGAGATGGCGTGACACTCCCTAGCTATCAGGGCGATAACATTAATAGTGATATTTTCGATGAGAAAGCTCGCCAGCCTGACCCGACGAGGTTGCTTATGGCATATAGCCAATCAGCAGCTACTCTCAATCTTCTCAGAGCATTTGCTACTGGTGGCTATGCATCAATCCAGAGAGTTACACGGTGGAATCTTGATTTTGTAGAGCATAGTGAACAAGGAGACAG GTATATGGAACTTGCACAGAGGGTTGATGATGCTATTGGGTTTATGGTAGCAGCTGGTCTGACGGCTAACCATCCTATAATGACGACGACTGATTTTTGGACATCACATGAGTGTCTTCACCTTCCTTACGAGCAGGCATTGACAAGGGAAGATTCAACCTCTGGCCAATATTATGATTGTTCAGCTCACATGCTTTGGGTCGGTGAGAGGACTCGACAACTGGATGGTTCCCATATTGAATTTCTTCGTGGTGTGGCCAACCCGTTAGGCGTAAAG GTGAGTGATAAACTTGATCCATCTGAGCTTGTCAAATTATGTGAGATCTTAAACCCTCACAATAAGCCCGGAAGGCTAACACTTATCACGAGAATGGGTGCTGAGAACATGCGGGTGAAGCTTCCCCATTTGATTAGAGCTGTGCGGCAAGCTGGGCTTATAGTTACGTGGGTTAGCGATCCGATGCATGGGAACACCATGAAGGCTCCATGTGGTTTAAAGACGCGCGCATTTGATGCAATCAGA TCTGAGCTCCGGGCTTTCTTCGATGTTCATGACCGAGAAGGAAGCTACCCAGGAGGCGTTCATCTCGAGATGACCGGTCAGAATGTAACTGAGTGCATCGGTGGATCAAAGGCGGTCACATTTGATGATCTGAGCTCCCGATACCACACGCACTGTGATCCCAGGCTTAATGCTTCGCAGTCATTAGAATTGGCTTTCGCCATTGCCGAAAGACTCAGAAAGAAGCGGAACGGGACATGGGCTAAGTGGATTTCCAGTGAACAACCTCGAGTTGCTGTTCTTTGA
- the LOC109707955 gene encoding polyadenylate-binding protein 2 — MKKRLKEIEDEAGALREMQAKVEKEMAAAGQDSSSAAVTQAEKEEVDSRSIYVGNVDYACTPEEVQQHFQSCGTVNRVTILTDKFGQPKGFAYVEFVEVDAVQNALLLNESELHGRQLKVCAKRTNIPGMKQYRGRRPSPYGTFRSRRPYMPPPFYSPMGYGKAPRFRRPMRYRPYY, encoded by the exons ATGAAGAAGCGGTTGAAGGAGATCGAGGATGAGGCTGGTGCACTCCGCGAGATGCAGGCGAAGGTGGAGAAGGAGATGGCCGCCGCTGGTCAAg ATTCTTCAAGTGCTGCTGTAACGCAAGCTGAGAAGGAGGAGGTTGATTCACGTTCAATTTATGTTGGTAAT GTTGACTACGCTTGCACCCCGGAGGAAGTACAGCAGCATTTCCAATCCTGTGGCACTGTAAACCGTGTTACGATTTTAACTGACAAGTTTGGTCAACCCAAGGGATTTGCCTATGTCGAGTTTGTTGAAGTTGACGCTGTTCAAAATGCTCTCCTTTTAAACGAATCGGAACTGCATGGCCGTCAGTTGAAG GTGTGTGCTAAAAGAACCAACATTCCAGGAATGAAACAGTACAGGGGTCGGCGACCATCTCCTTATGGGACTTTTCGATCTCGACGGCCTTACATGCCACCCCCTTTTTATTCACCTATGGGATATGG GAAGGCTCCACGGTTTAGGAGGCCCATGCGCTACAGGCCGTACTATTGA